In Candidatus Kaelpia imicola, the genomic window ATAACCTCGACCAATCTCCACCTCTTCTCTTTCGAAAGAGGCCTTGTCTCCATTATCTTGACCTTCTGACCTTCCCTACCTTCATTCTTTTCATCATGCACTTTAAATCGCTTATATTTTCTGATCCTCTTTTTATAAAGAGGGTGCTTTATAGTCCTGCCTACTCTAACTATAAGAGTCTT contains:
- the rpsQ gene encoding 30S ribosomal protein S17, coding for MKDRARRKELTGVILSGKMEKTLIVRVGRTIKHPLYKKRIRKYKRFKVHDEKNEGREGQKVKIMETRPLSKEKRWRLVEVIK